The Glycine soja cultivar W05 chromosome 6, ASM419377v2, whole genome shotgun sequence genome has a window encoding:
- the LOC114416520 gene encoding probable WRKY transcription factor 61 has translation MEFGSERSGHEVKDEKRSESSVGDEEDRREQEIVTQEPPLSTTERSTVEAGPNASSLTKKEEAVDELEVAKAEMGEVMEENQRLKTCLNRILNDYRALQMQFHNIVEQETKDSSDQKVNNNNDQYQIDESNLVSLSLGRLPTRNNNKVPNNKPLKEEAEKEDKEGLSLGLDCKFETSKSGISTTEYLPIHQSPNNSVEEVPKEEAAGESWQPGKGIKTARDATGEDEVSQQNPAKKARVCVRARCDTPTMNDGCQWRKYGQKISKGNPCPRAYYRCTVAPSCPVRKQVQRCAQDMSILFTTYEGNHNHPLPLSATAMASTTSAAASMLLSGSSTSHSGTRPSTAMTTADLHGMNFFLSDGSKLSKQYYLSHPAALSSSPSHPTITLDLTSNNNPSSSSSAALVKFTSNSNYNNTQRYPLSTSLNFSSSESNNATTSWSNNGFLSYNNTLPYNSNRNVTNVLSNINLGRQQQQPMENIYNSYMQRNNNVPISPPQHSLPDTIAAATKVITADPNFQSALAAALTTIIGSGSTTQGNHGGAGENLSQKMKWGELFPSSSSALPSSSTKVNGCASSFLNKSAANTQPGTALMFLQPPLPLSSPKSASGSPGDHIDKRN, from the exons ATGGAGTTTGGTTCAGAAAGATCTGGTCATGAAGTCAAGGATGAGAAGAGAAGTGAATCTAGTGTTGGAGATGAAGAAGATCGTCGTGAACAAGAGATTGTTACGCAG GAGCCACCCCTGTCTACTACCGAAAGATCCACAGTGGAGGCTGGGCCAAATGCTTCTTCCCTAACCAAAAAGGAAGAG GCTGTTGATGAACTTGAAGTTGCCAAAGCCGAAATGGGTGAAGTGATGGAAGAAAACCAACGACTAAAGACGTGTTTGAACCGAATACTGAACGATTACCGCGCACTCCAAATGCAATTCCACAACATAGTTGAACAAGAGACAAAAGATTCTTCTGATCAGAAAGTGAACAACAACAATGACCAATATCAAATAGATGAATCAAACCTAGTTTCCCTCAGTCTTGGAAGACTTCCAACAAGAAACAATAATAAAGTCCCTAATAATAAACCATTGAAAGAGGAAGcagaaaaagaagataaagaagGCTTGTCCCTTGGATTAGACTGCAAATTTGAAACATCAAAATCTGGAATAAGCACAACTGAATATTTGCCAATTCATCAAAGCCCTAATAATAGTGTTGAAGAAGTGCCAAAGGAAGAAGCAGCTGGTGAGAGTTGGCAACCTGGCAAGGGAATAAAGACAGCTAGAGATGCTACAggagaggatgaagtttctcaACAAAATCCAGCAAAGAAAGCAAGGGTTTGTGTGAGGGCAAGATGTGACACTCCAACT ATGAACGATGGATGTCAATGGAGGAAATATGGACAGAAGATTTCAAAGGGAAATCCTTGCCCTCGAGCTTACTATCGTTGCACGGTTGCACCATCATGCCCAGTAAGAAAGCAG GTGCAAAGATGTGCACAAGACATGTCCATATTATTCACCACCTACGAAGGCAACCACAACCACCCTCTTCCACTCTCAGCCACAGCCATGGCCTCCACCACTTCAGCAGCTGCATCCATGCTATTATCCGGCTCATCAACCTCACACTCCGGAACAAGGCCTTCCACAGCCATGACCACCGCAGATCTTCATGGAATGAACTTCTTCCTATCAGACGGTTCCAAATTATCAAAGCAATACTACCTGTCCCATCCTGCAGCACTCTCATCTTCACCTTCACACCCCACCATCACTCTTGACCTAACTTCCAATAATAATCCATCCTCATCATCTTCTGCTGCTCTTGTTAAATTCACTTCAAACTCAAACTACAATAACACACAAAGGTACCCTCTTTCCACAAGCTTAAACTTCAGTTCCTCAGAATCCAACAATGCAACAACTTCTTGGAGCAATAATGGGTTCCTCAGCTACAACAACACTCTACCATATAATAGCAATAGGAATGTGACAAATGTCCTTAGCAACATAAACCTTGgaagacaacaacaacaaccaatgGAAAACATCTACAACTCCTACATGCAAAGGAACAACAATGTTCCAATCTCTCCACCACAACATTCTCTGCCAGATACCATAGCTGCAGCGACAAAAGTAATCACTGCAGACCCCAATTTTCAATCAGCTTTGGCAGCAGCACTTACAACAATTATTGGTTCTGGAAGCACTACTCAAGGAAACCATGGTGGTGCAGGGGAAAATCTGAGTCAGAAAATGAAATGGGGTGAACTgtttccttcatcttcttctGCATTACCTTCATCTTCAACAAAAGTCAATGGTTGTGCATCAAGCTTCTTGAACAAATCAGCCGCTAATACACAACCAGGAACAGCTTTGATGTTTCTTCAGCCACCTTTGCCTCTTTCTAGCCCCAAAAGCGCTTCTGGGTCTCCAGGAGATCATATAGAcaagagaaattga